A region of Phosphitispora fastidiosa DNA encodes the following proteins:
- a CDS encoding energy-coupling factor ABC transporter substrate-binding protein, whose product MRKNLILILLVVLLAVVPLLMNRGAEFGGADGQAEEVITQINPDYQPWFSSLWEPPSGEIESLLFALQAALGAGFIGYYIGYVRGRKKAEEKEIHAKN is encoded by the coding sequence GTGAGAAAAAATCTGATCCTAATTCTTTTGGTAGTGCTGCTGGCTGTTGTGCCATTGCTTATGAACCGCGGAGCCGAATTCGGGGGTGCCGATGGTCAGGCTGAAGAAGTGATTACCCAAATTAATCCTGATTATCAGCCATGGTTTTCATCCTTGTGGGAACCCCCCAGCGGTGAAATCGAGAGCCTTTTGTTTGCTCTTCAGGCAGCTTTGGGAGCCGGATTTATTGGGTATTACATCGGTTATGTCAGGGGAAGAAAAAAGGCGGAAGAAAAGGAAATACATGCTAAAAATTGA
- a CDS encoding NifB/NifX family molybdenum-iron cluster-binding protein: MKIAIPDDNGQVNQHFGQSRSFSIIEIDNGNQVVGINTVSASGLQHQHEGIADFLKNQDVEVVIVGGIGQGAISGLESRGLKVLFGAAGPVKDAAEAFAEGKFVSKRTVCSHHGEHQQHNHGCGHS, from the coding sequence ATGAAAATTGCTATACCTGACGATAATGGGCAGGTAAACCAGCATTTTGGGCAGAGCAGAAGTTTTTCCATAATTGAAATTGACAACGGTAATCAGGTTGTCGGCATCAACACTGTTTCTGCTTCGGGATTACAGCATCAGCATGAAGGAATAGCTGATTTCCTTAAGAACCAGGATGTTGAGGTGGTGATTGTCGGAGGTATCGGGCAGGGGGCCATTAGTGGTTTGGAGTCCCGGGGGTTAAAGGTATTGTTTGGCGCTGCGGGGCCGGTTAAGGATGCCGCCGAGGCTTTTGCGGAAGGTAAATTTGTTTCCAAAAGGACAGTCTGCAGTCATCATGGGGAACATCAGCAGCACAATCACGGGTGCGGCCACAGTTAA
- a CDS encoding Mrp/NBP35 family ATP-binding protein: protein MAEACNTCSESSECTGEDCPAALKELQKIKNVIAVMSGKGGVGKSSVTGLLAASLRKKGFSVGIMDADVTGPSIPRLFGLQAGQLENGHRGIVPAGTGLGIEVISINLLLPSEEEPVIWRGPIISGVIKQFWTEVGWSELDYLLVDLPPGTGDAPLTVMQTLPLNGVIVVTSPQSLVSMIVRKSINMANKMNIPVIGLIENMAYLECPDCKKQIRLFGSDSTEEMAGKMGVPLLGQLPLEPRFVELCDKGKIEDFTREKSEINRVMEGIVKTFDTVEQMN, encoded by the coding sequence ATGGCAGAAGCATGTAATACATGCAGTGAGAGCAGCGAGTGCACAGGTGAGGACTGTCCTGCAGCCTTAAAGGAGCTGCAGAAAATCAAAAATGTAATTGCTGTAATGAGCGGGAAGGGAGGTGTCGGGAAGAGTTCGGTGACTGGTCTTCTGGCGGCGTCTCTGAGGAAAAAAGGATTCAGTGTGGGGATAATGGATGCTGATGTTACCGGGCCAAGTATACCCAGGCTGTTTGGGCTGCAGGCCGGGCAGCTGGAAAACGGACACAGGGGAATTGTTCCGGCCGGGACCGGTTTGGGGATAGAGGTTATCTCAATTAATCTTTTACTGCCCAGTGAAGAAGAACCGGTAATCTGGAGGGGACCAATTATTTCAGGGGTCATCAAGCAGTTCTGGACAGAAGTGGGCTGGAGTGAGTTGGATTATCTGCTGGTGGACCTTCCGCCAGGGACGGGTGATGCACCTCTGACAGTGATGCAGACCCTGCCTTTAAATGGTGTTATTGTGGTTACTTCACCACAAAGCCTGGTCTCAATGATCGTCCGGAAATCGATTAATATGGCTAACAAAATGAACATTCCCGTTATTGGGTTAATTGAAAATATGGCTTACCTGGAATGCCCGGACTGTAAAAAACAGATTAGGCTATTTGGCTCGGACAGTACTGAGGAAATGGCGGGTAAAATGGGAGTGCCATTACTGGGGCAGCTCCCGCTGGAGCCAAGGTTTGTAGAACTCTGTGATAAGGGGAAAATTGAAGATTTTACCAGGGAAAAATCAGAGATAAATAGGGTTATGGAGGGTATAGTGAAAACCTTTGATACGGTTGAACAGATGAACTGA
- a CDS encoding energy-coupling factor ABC transporter ATP-binding protein produces the protein MSDYIIEAENLIYTYPDGTQALRGINIKIPKGKKVAVLGSNGAGKSTLFLQCNGILKPQQGIVKYDGKEVRYDRKSLLHLRKNVGIVFQDPDSQLFSASVYQEISFGPLNFGLPEETVRKRVERAMLATEVAGLKEKPTHMLSYGQKKRVSIADILVMEPEVIICDEPTAWLDPKHAQQTVKLFDRINSGGTTIMMSTHDVDLAYSWADYIFVLSNGEVIGEGIPEQVFTNEILIKKADLEKPWLVQVSEVLLIKGCLPKAVVLPRNRESLFELIINHGTNVGEEEIINDFGDFRNKGRERDHISADLKGL, from the coding sequence TTGTCTGATTACATCATCGAAGCTGAAAACCTGATATATACATATCCCGATGGGACACAGGCCCTTAGGGGTATAAATATAAAAATACCCAAAGGGAAGAAGGTTGCGGTCCTTGGTTCCAACGGTGCTGGGAAATCTACCCTGTTCCTTCAATGCAACGGTATTCTGAAACCACAGCAGGGTATTGTGAAATATGACGGAAAAGAAGTCAGGTATGACAGAAAAAGTCTGCTGCATTTGAGGAAAAATGTGGGGATTGTTTTTCAGGACCCCGACAGCCAATTGTTTTCAGCGAGTGTATACCAGGAGATTTCCTTTGGCCCCCTTAATTTTGGACTTCCTGAAGAAACTGTAAGAAAACGGGTGGAACGGGCAATGTTGGCAACAGAAGTTGCCGGGCTGAAGGAGAAGCCTACCCATATGCTGAGCTATGGGCAGAAAAAAAGGGTTTCAATAGCAGATATTCTGGTCATGGAGCCTGAGGTAATTATATGTGATGAGCCAACGGCTTGGCTTGATCCCAAACATGCACAGCAGACGGTGAAGTTGTTTGACCGGATCAATAGCGGTGGTACAACCATCATGATGTCAACACATGATGTTGACCTGGCTTATTCATGGGCAGATTACATTTTCGTATTGAGCAATGGTGAGGTCATCGGAGAGGGGATTCCGGAACAGGTTTTTACCAATGAAATACTGATTAAGAAAGCAGACTTGGAAAAGCCATGGCTGGTACAGGTATCCGAAGTGCTACTGATAAAAGGCTGTTTACCCAAAGCGGTCGTTTTACCGCGTAACCGGGAAAGCCTTTTTGAACTCATTATTAATCACGGCACAAATGTTGGAGAGGAAGAGATAATTAATGATTTTGGTGATTTCAGGAACAAAGGAAGGGAGAGAGATCACATCTCTGCTGATCTCAAAGGATTATAA
- a CDS encoding class I SAM-dependent methyltransferase, translating to MVAAGAWEEDRKRHLKYWVTAWEKASDYQTRRKIEMWNNRAESYAKNTVKGENSSRQRAVFEFLGSSGVRVTGAKILDVGCGPGNYAVPLAMEAEHVWALEPASRMLEILRKRVSDQGIGNITCINRPWEDIDIEREGWNGKFDLVFASMTPGVNDQETLDKVVRASKGYCYVSKFAGPRRNNLQEKLWQQVFGGIRADTSMDIIYPLNIVYAMGYFPALRFFHTHWVNEESVEDTAQKLKDWISGYTEITSAILREIKAVVDSEAVGGVVREEVEATVGMMVWKV from the coding sequence ATGGTTGCAGCAGGAGCCTGGGAAGAAGATAGAAAAAGACATTTGAAGTACTGGGTCACAGCCTGGGAAAAGGCGTCTGATTATCAAACCCGGAGGAAAATAGAAATGTGGAACAACCGGGCCGAGAGCTATGCCAAAAACACCGTCAAGGGGGAAAACAGCAGCAGGCAGAGGGCTGTATTTGAATTTCTCGGATCCTCAGGGGTCAGGGTCACAGGTGCAAAAATACTTGATGTTGGCTGCGGTCCCGGGAATTATGCCGTACCTTTAGCTATGGAGGCGGAACATGTATGGGCTCTTGAACCGGCTTCCCGGATGCTTGAGATATTGAGGAAACGTGTCTCGGATCAAGGTATTGGTAATATCACCTGTATCAACAGGCCCTGGGAAGATATCGATATTGAGCGGGAAGGCTGGAACGGTAAGTTTGACCTGGTATTTGCTTCAATGACCCCGGGGGTTAATGACCAAGAAACACTGGATAAGGTGGTTAGAGCCTCCAAAGGTTACTGCTATGTAAGTAAATTTGCCGGACCGCGCCGCAACAACCTCCAGGAGAAGCTATGGCAGCAGGTGTTCGGCGGTATCCGGGCAGATACTTCCATGGATATCATTTACCCGTTAAATATTGTTTATGCCATGGGGTATTTTCCGGCGCTGAGGTTTTTTCATACACACTGGGTTAATGAAGAATCTGTGGAGGATACAGCTCAAAAACTGAAGGACTGGATTTCGGGATATACAGAGATAACTTCCGCGATATTACGCGAAATAAAGGCAGTAGTCGATTCTGAAGCCGTCGGCGGTGTAGTCAGGGAGGAAGTGGAAGCCACAGTAGGGATGATGGTCTGGAAAGTATAA
- a CDS encoding energy-coupling factor ABC transporter permease: MRMLSEIMKSSLKKIKLPVFIILYAAALLLTFPQNAFAMHIMEGFLPASWAGFWFVLTIPFLILGLRSIQKTVTAAPSVKMLLGLAGAYAFVLSALKIPSVTGSCSHPTGVGLGAIMFGPLAMVVLGCVVLIFQALLLAHGGITTLGANTFSMAVVGPIAAFVIYRVLKKIGAPGWLAVFLAAAAGNMLTYITTSVQLALAFPLQSGGFTAALAKFLGVFAVTQLPLAIMEGILTVVVFNVLTTYSRQELLELSVITEEVSQ, translated from the coding sequence ATGAGGATGTTAAGTGAAATTATGAAAAGCTCTTTGAAAAAAATAAAACTGCCTGTTTTCATAATCCTGTATGCTGCTGCCCTTCTTCTGACCTTCCCGCAGAATGCCTTTGCCATGCATATCATGGAAGGCTTTCTGCCGGCGAGTTGGGCCGGTTTCTGGTTTGTGCTGACTATTCCTTTTCTGATCCTGGGACTGCGTTCAATTCAAAAAACCGTTACTGCTGCGCCCAGTGTTAAAATGCTGTTGGGTCTGGCGGGGGCCTACGCCTTTGTGTTATCGGCTTTGAAAATACCGTCGGTTACCGGAAGCTGTTCCCACCCTACGGGAGTAGGTTTGGGGGCGATAATGTTCGGCCCTTTGGCTATGGTGGTCCTGGGATGTGTTGTACTTATTTTTCAGGCCCTCCTTTTAGCTCATGGCGGTATAACCACCCTTGGTGCCAATACCTTTTCGATGGCGGTGGTCGGCCCCATAGCAGCATTTGTGATTTACCGGGTTCTTAAGAAAATCGGCGCCCCCGGTTGGCTGGCAGTGTTTCTGGCTGCTGCTGCCGGCAACATGCTTACATATATAACTACATCAGTTCAACTAGCCCTGGCGTTTCCTCTGCAGAGTGGGGGCTTTACCGCTGCCCTGGCAAAGTTCCTGGGCGTATTTGCGGTGACTCAGCTTCCTCTGGCCATAATGGAAGGAATTCTGACAGTAGTAGTTTTCAATGTGCTGACTACTTATAGCAGGCAGGAACTACTGGAATTATCTGTTATCACTGAGGAGGTGTCGCAGTGA
- a CDS encoding ATP-binding protein: MIISVLSGKGGTGKTTVATNLACSGPKTAYIDCDVEEPNGFLFLNPAIEQREKVNVMVPSIDKDSCLACGQCSKWCQFNALAQVKNNLLSFLQLCHGCGLCTLVCPEKAISEVPREIGVIERGKFNNNVFIHGVLKTGEPMAVPVIDRIIEEIWKITADVVIIDCPPGTSCSVIAAVEKSDFCLLVTEPTPFGLHDLKIAVNLIRTLDIPAGVVVNKADDSSRIIRGYCEAEGIPILMELPFSKRVAQIYSTGKLLIQEDMLLKQQFQDLMAKLEGVIS, from the coding sequence ATGATAATATCAGTTCTCAGTGGGAAGGGCGGTACCGGTAAGACTACGGTGGCCACCAACCTTGCCTGTTCCGGGCCCAAAACGGCTTACATCGATTGCGATGTTGAGGAGCCAAATGGGTTTTTATTCCTGAATCCTGCCATTGAGCAAAGGGAAAAAGTCAATGTAATGGTTCCCAGCATTGACAAAGATAGCTGTCTGGCCTGTGGCCAGTGCAGCAAATGGTGCCAGTTCAATGCCCTGGCCCAGGTGAAGAATAATCTGTTAAGCTTTCTGCAGTTGTGCCACGGGTGTGGCCTGTGTACCCTGGTTTGCCCTGAAAAGGCCATTAGCGAGGTCCCGCGGGAAATTGGTGTAATTGAACGAGGAAAGTTCAATAATAATGTGTTCATCCACGGAGTGCTGAAAACAGGTGAACCTATGGCCGTACCTGTTATTGACAGGATAATAGAAGAGATATGGAAAATAACTGCGGATGTTGTGATTATTGACTGCCCTCCCGGGACTTCCTGTTCTGTTATTGCAGCTGTTGAAAAGAGCGATTTTTGTCTTCTGGTTACAGAACCGACTCCCTTTGGGCTGCATGACCTGAAAATTGCAGTAAATCTGATAAGAACCTTGGATATTCCTGCAGGTGTGGTGGTGAATAAGGCCGATGACAGTTCCCGGATCATCAGGGGATACTGCGAAGCAGAAGGTATTCCGATTCTGATGGAACTGCCCTTTAGTAAAAGAGTTGCCCAGATATATTCAACCGGAAAGCTGCTGATCCAGGAGGATATGCTTCTGAAACAACAGTTTCAGGACTTAATGGCCAAACTGGAGGGGGTTATCTCATGA
- a CDS encoding ATP-binding protein, with translation MKQIAIVSGKGGTGKTTVCASLAELAKNKVIADCDVEAPNLHLLIDSEVLREKDFYGSKLAQIDREKCQECEKCLTVCRFDAIRDFSVNELKCEGCAACVFICPHKAVVIRDAITGKTILSASSWGKFSHARLNIGADGSGKLVTEVRKNASGYAGEDDIVIIDGSPGIGCVVIASITGCDAILVVSEPTLSGKHDLIRVLDLAEHFGIKAYVCINKYDLNAGITEEISDHCRERNVKVLGSIPFEREVGQAINRGIPVVRVPHSAAGRAVKKIWANLSKELSLV, from the coding sequence ATGAAACAGATTGCCATAGTAAGTGGTAAAGGGGGTACGGGAAAAACAACTGTCTGTGCCTCCCTGGCAGAACTGGCAAAAAACAAGGTAATTGCCGACTGTGATGTGGAGGCCCCCAACCTGCATTTACTTATTGATTCAGAGGTCCTCCGCGAAAAGGATTTTTATGGTTCGAAACTTGCTCAGATTGATCGGGAAAAGTGCCAGGAGTGCGAAAAATGTCTGACTGTCTGCAGGTTTGATGCCATTAGGGATTTTTCCGTAAATGAACTAAAGTGTGAAGGATGTGCTGCCTGTGTTTTCATCTGTCCGCATAAGGCAGTTGTTATCAGAGATGCGATTACAGGCAAAACAATTTTGTCGGCGAGTTCCTGGGGTAAATTCTCTCATGCGAGGCTTAATATCGGCGCCGACGGTTCCGGGAAGCTGGTTACAGAGGTCAGGAAAAATGCTTCAGGTTATGCCGGTGAGGATGACATCGTAATAATTGACGGTTCTCCGGGAATAGGTTGTGTTGTCATAGCATCAATAACCGGGTGTGATGCCATACTTGTGGTTTCAGAACCAACGTTGTCGGGAAAACATGACCTGATAAGGGTGCTTGACCTGGCAGAACACTTTGGGATAAAGGCCTATGTCTGCATAAACAAATATGACCTGAATGCAGGCATAACTGAGGAGATTTCGGATCACTGCAGAGAGCGCAATGTTAAGGTCCTGGGCAGTATTCCCTTTGAGAGGGAGGTCGGCCAGGCAATAAACCGGGGCATCCCGGTGGTACGGGTTCCGCACAGCGCTGCCGGAAGAGCTGTCAAAAAAATCTGGGCTAATTTAAGTAAAGAATTGTCTCTTGTTTAA
- the cbiQ gene encoding cobalt ECF transporter T component CbiQ: protein MGITSVMSGEEKRRKKRKYMLKIDSFAYANKLRKVHPAEKAAFALTTMILCLIFSSVTISSVIILLMAGVTVGLAGIPVKTYLRLVFLPFSFLLVGVMTVAVSVSAGDTVVGANAAEWLVSIKMLKITLGITPEGLLAAARLFFKSLGTVSCLYFMSLTTPFVEIAMMMRKIKLPALFIELAEIIYRFIFVLLKTAEDIYTSQSSRWGYSSFKNSMNSLGCLTAALFVRSLHRSQELFTTLTARGYTGQLNVLVPQYPVSKANITLIIIVETFLIISAVLLEVNKFV, encoded by the coding sequence TTGGGTATTACATCGGTTATGTCAGGGGAAGAAAAAAGGCGGAAGAAAAGGAAATACATGCTAAAAATTGACAGTTTTGCATATGCCAATAAGCTGCGGAAGGTACATCCGGCCGAAAAAGCTGCCTTTGCCCTGACGACTATGATTTTGTGCCTGATTTTTTCATCAGTGACAATATCATCAGTTATAATTTTACTTATGGCAGGTGTGACTGTCGGGCTTGCCGGGATTCCTGTTAAAACTTACCTCAGGCTGGTGTTCCTGCCCTTCTCCTTCCTGCTGGTTGGGGTGATGACAGTTGCTGTTTCGGTATCTGCGGGTGATACCGTGGTTGGTGCAAATGCAGCGGAGTGGTTAGTCAGCATAAAAATGCTAAAAATAACCCTGGGCATTACTCCTGAGGGACTGCTTGCGGCTGCCAGGTTGTTTTTTAAATCCCTGGGTACGGTTTCCTGCCTGTATTTTATGTCATTAACAACACCTTTTGTGGAAATAGCCATGATGATGCGAAAAATCAAACTTCCTGCCTTGTTTATTGAGCTGGCTGAAATAATTTACAGGTTTATTTTTGTTTTGCTGAAAACTGCAGAAGATATTTATACAAGCCAGTCTTCAAGATGGGGATATTCTTCATTCAAAAACTCTATGAATTCTTTAGGCTGTCTTACAGCTGCTCTGTTTGTCAGGTCGCTGCATCGCTCACAGGAGCTTTTCACCACTCTCACGGCAAGAGGTTATACCGGGCAATTAAATGTGCTGGTCCCGCAATACCCTGTTTCTAAAGCTAACATAACTCTGATAATTATTGTAGAAACGTTTTTGATAATTTCTGCGGTCCTGCTGGAGGTGAATAAATTTGTCTGA
- a CDS encoding NifB/NifX family molybdenum-iron cluster-binding protein codes for MRVAVAMEGNVVSEHFGHCERFCLADIDNCQITNLQVIDNPGHVPGFLPEFLAGKGVNCVITGGIGAKAVQLFNQNNIAVISGARGTDQEVLNKYLKGELHSTGSICTEHMHAGECGGHK; via the coding sequence GTGAGAGTTGCTGTAGCTATGGAAGGAAATGTGGTTTCGGAACACTTCGGCCACTGTGAAAGGTTTTGCCTGGCAGATATAGATAATTGCCAGATAACTAATTTACAGGTAATTGATAACCCAGGGCATGTCCCTGGATTTCTCCCCGAATTTCTGGCCGGTAAAGGCGTAAATTGCGTTATTACCGGTGGTATCGGGGCCAAGGCTGTCCAACTGTTTAACCAGAACAATATTGCTGTAATTTCAGGAGCCCGGGGTACAGATCAAGAAGTCTTGAATAAGTATTTGAAGGGGGAGTTGCATTCTACGGGCAGTATATGTACTGAACATATGCATGCCGGGGAGTGTGGCGGCCACAAATAG
- a CDS encoding NifB/NifX family molybdenum-iron cluster-binding protein: MKIVISTEGKELDARVDPRFGRCEWFISVDSESMDFDCTANSAVNSSQGAGIQAAQFVVDNQAEALITGHVGPNAFEVLEASGIKIYDGTGLNAKQAIEELNSGKLSEITKAGQAHAGMNAGTGAGMNRGAGAGMRNGPRGRGHGQRRP; encoded by the coding sequence ATGAAAATAGTAATATCGACAGAGGGTAAGGAGTTAGATGCCCGGGTAGACCCCAGATTTGGCAGGTGTGAATGGTTTATTTCAGTGGATTCCGAATCCATGGATTTTGACTGCACGGCAAATTCTGCGGTTAATTCATCTCAGGGGGCAGGAATTCAGGCAGCCCAATTTGTGGTGGACAACCAGGCGGAAGCGCTGATCACCGGGCATGTTGGGCCCAATGCTTTTGAGGTTCTTGAGGCCTCAGGAATTAAAATTTATGATGGAACAGGTCTAAATGCAAAACAGGCAATAGAAGAATTGAATAGTGGCAAGCTTAGTGAAATAACAAAGGCCGGACAGGCACATGCAGGAATGAATGCAGGAACCGGAGCAGGAATGAACCGAGGGGCCGGTGCAGGAATGAGAAACGGCCCACGTGGCAGAGGACACGGGCAGAGGCGGCCCTGA
- a CDS encoding DUF134 domain-containing protein gives MPRPRKWRIVEFVPQNIHFIPAGRPKCDLEEEILKVEEIEAVRLKDIESLNQDECAERMQISRQTFQRILSDARTKIATALIEGKALKVQGGDFTRNVCKVFCPKCEERWEERYENYNDADEDGYKCPRCGSEVIQCRNLKGDFCSKCCHKRMK, from the coding sequence ATGCCCAGACCCAGAAAATGGCGCATAGTGGAATTTGTTCCACAGAATATCCATTTTATTCCTGCCGGCAGGCCCAAGTGTGACCTGGAGGAGGAAATTTTAAAGGTGGAGGAAATAGAGGCAGTCAGGCTGAAGGATATTGAAAGCCTTAACCAGGACGAGTGTGCCGAAAGGATGCAGATTTCGCGGCAGACTTTTCAGCGTATCTTATCTGACGCACGCACCAAGATTGCCACCGCCCTTATTGAGGGAAAGGCGCTGAAGGTGCAGGGCGGAGATTTTACGCGGAATGTCTGTAAGGTTTTTTGTCCCAAGTGCGAGGAACGCTGGGAAGAGAGATATGAAAATTATAATGATGCAGATGAAGACGGCTATAAGTGTCCTCGCTGCGGCTCAGAGGTTATCCAATGCCGGAACCTCAAGGGTGATTTTTGTTCAAAGTGCTGTCATAAAAGAATGAAGTAA
- the cobK gene encoding precorrin-6A reductase: MILVISGTKEGREITSLLISKDYKVLSATVVNHGARLILHNDMMENTREYTIREAFNKIFQINPFRLIVDASHPYPEGVSKFAKEFCSNRNIPYFRFVREEVQLPENPLLFAVYSWEEAARKAAEMGDTIFLTTGSFNLEQFLCHPDMAGKRVVVRVLPDPQVITKVRSLGLPSRDIVAMQGPFSREMNRATFKMYGASVVVTKESGRAGGTDNKVSVALKLMIPVVVIKRPPVKGHDAIIVNSYGQVLQGVKSILADDK; this comes from the coding sequence ATGATTTTGGTGATTTCAGGAACAAAGGAAGGGAGAGAGATCACATCTCTGCTGATCTCAAAGGATTATAAGGTGTTATCCGCAACTGTGGTAAACCATGGTGCAAGGCTTATTTTACATAATGATATGATGGAAAACACCCGGGAGTACACGATTCGAGAGGCTTTTAATAAAATATTTCAAATCAATCCATTCCGGCTGATTGTTGATGCTTCCCATCCTTATCCTGAAGGAGTTTCTAAGTTTGCCAAAGAGTTTTGCAGTAACCGGAATATTCCTTATTTCAGGTTTGTCAGGGAGGAAGTACAGCTTCCGGAGAACCCCCTTCTTTTTGCGGTCTATTCGTGGGAGGAAGCGGCAAGGAAAGCCGCGGAGATGGGAGATACCATTTTCCTAACTACAGGAAGCTTTAATCTGGAACAGTTTCTCTGCCACCCGGACATGGCCGGGAAAAGAGTTGTTGTCAGGGTGCTTCCCGACCCTCAGGTAATTACAAAGGTCCGGTCCCTGGGGCTGCCGTCCCGGGATATCGTGGCCATGCAGGGGCCCTTTTCCAGGGAAATGAACCGAGCCACCTTTAAAATGTATGGCGCTTCCGTAGTGGTAACAAAGGAAAGCGGCCGCGCCGGAGGGACAGACAACAAGGTCTCGGTGGCCCTGAAATTGATGATACCGGTAGTAGTTATAAAACGACCGCCGGTAAAAGGGCATGATGCAATTATTGTAAACTCTTATGGACAAGTACTCCAGGGAGTGAAGTCAATATTGGCGGATGATAAATAA
- a CDS encoding pyridoxamine 5'-phosphate oxidase family protein, which yields MAGLTDEVKGVIEKSKGWAFATADVNGNPNVVSIAFGKVLSESQVMLIDVFMDKSLENITENPKVAVSVWDMDTLQGYQLKGNARVETNGELFDEGVKMVKSIMPQLRAKGVVLIDIEKIYVTSPGPDIGKELC from the coding sequence ATGGCCGGATTAACTGATGAGGTTAAAGGAGTAATTGAAAAATCAAAGGGGTGGGCATTTGCCACTGCAGATGTGAACGGTAATCCCAATGTGGTCTCAATAGCTTTTGGCAAGGTGTTGTCCGAAAGCCAGGTAATGTTGATTGATGTTTTTATGGATAAGAGTCTTGAGAACATCACCGAGAACCCAAAGGTTGCTGTATCTGTATGGGATATGGACACACTTCAGGGTTACCAGTTAAAAGGAAATGCAAGAGTTGAGACAAATGGCGAACTCTTTGATGAAGGCGTAAAAATGGTTAAGAGTATAATGCCCCAGCTTAGGGCAAAAGGGGTTGTTTTAATCGATATCGAGAAGATATATGTTACCAGCCCCGGGCCTGATATTGGGAAAGAGCTCTGTTAA